From the Sphingobacteruim zhuxiongii genome, the window ATCTGTCGATGAAATCAGGTTAACATGTTCAACATCTTCCAATAATGCACTTAAACTGATGATGTTTTCTTCCTTATCATCAAGAAGCAAAATGTTGATAGTCTTCATTCTAGCAATTATGTTAATGAGCTAAAATAGTCAATTATTTTAGCATTGGTGAGGGTTATAACTTTTTTTGATATTTTCTGAGCACTTCTAGGCATTGTGTCTATTTTAGCTTCCTCGGGCGACTGTACAAAACAGGCTGCATTCAAATCGGCTAGTCTTTTTAAGCCCTCTGCACCGTCTGTATTCGCACCAGATAATAAAAATGCGGTGCAATTTTGACCATAAATATCGGCTACTGACTCAAAAAAGACGTCGATTGATGGGCGCGAGAATTGAACCGGCTCAGAGATGTCTAAGGAGAATCGAAAGTTCGGTTCTACCAATAAATGATAACCAGGAGGTGCGAAATATATATTATTAGCCAATATGGGTACCTTGTCTTTAACAGAAGTAACTTTTCTATCTAAACGACGCGATAAACTAGACTCTACTTTCGTTTCATACTTTGAATTGCGGTGTAAAACAACGACGATTGCAGCAGAGAAATAAGTCGGGAGATGGTCTAAAATATCGACAATGATTTCATAGGCACCTGCTGAGCCACCTATTACAATAATATTTTTTGCAATTTCTTCCATCCTTATTTTATCTTTTGGTAGATGTTAAATTCCTTGTCAACGACCTTAAAATTCTTCATCACATCATGCCTCAATAGAGTTTCCTTAGTACCTAAGCATAAAAAGCCAAAAAGAGCTAGTGACTCGTAGAAGAGATTCATCACTCTTTCTTGAAGCTTTAGGTCGAAATAGATCAAAACATTCCTACAGGTAATTAAATGGAATTCATTGAAGACCTGGTCTGTCGCTAAATTATGTGTCGAAAAAAGGATGTTTTGACGTAAATCATGATTAATGATTGCCGCATCATAACGCGCTGTATAGTAGGATGCAAAATGTTCCTTTGAATGATAAGCATTGAAGTTTTCGGTGTATTCCTTAAACTTTTTAAGTGGATAAATTCCCTTTTTTGCTACATCAAGTACTTGGCTATTAATATCTGTTCCGTAAATAAACGAGCGATCACTTAAGCCGTGTTCTTTTAATAATATTGCTAATGAATAGACTTCTTCTCCTGTTGAACATCCAGCACTCCAGATTTTTATCCGTGGAAAGGTCGAAAGATAGGGGATAATA encodes:
- a CDS encoding CheR family methyltransferase, whose translation is MAKLENTYEISFSEIEDLIFLLKNISDFDLSGYTRSSLKRRIQRIMGLENMDIVDLKNALVNVPGFQTYFIEEVTVNVTEMFRDPGFFNKLSSDIIPYLSTFPRIKIWSAGCSTGEEVYSLAILLKEHGLSDRSFIYGTDINSQVLDVAKKGIYPLKKFKEYTENFNAYHSKEHFASYYTARYDAAIINHDLRQNILFSTHNLATDQVFNEFHLITCRNVLIYFDLKLQERVMNLFYESLALFGFLCLGTKETLLRHDVMKNFKVVDKEFNIYQKIK
- a CDS encoding chemotaxis protein CheB; this encodes MEEIAKNIIVIGGSAGAYEIIVDILDHLPTYFSAAIVVVLHRNSKYETKVESSLSRRLDRKVTSVKDKVPILANNIYFAPPGYHLLVEPNFRFSLDISEPVQFSRPSIDVFFESVADIYGQNCTAFLLSGANTDGAEGLKRLADLNAACFVQSPEEAKIDTMPRSAQKISKKVITLTNAKIIDYFSSLT